In Bradyrhizobium erythrophlei, a single genomic region encodes these proteins:
- a CDS encoding serine hydrolase domain-containing protein, with the protein MAWIWNRILPKARHAGTAPSAQIDGYIAGLIRPDRPGLALTVLKGGVVVHAAGYGLANMDGRAITPDTIFHLASCGKQFTGLGISMLADEGKLDVDDSLGKYLPTLSGFGPEMTIRRLLHHTSGIRDLYDEEGFEKVLARFERATNADMIRTYADLGCPMATDGCRPGDEFFYSNSGYELLGAVIETVSGQSYHDFFQQRVFDVVGMKDTFSIPDQRTGDPRCATGYFRDDRGGYVVHGGFGHDEIVGSGSFYTTVSDLGLYDRALATNSLLSEAGMREIFTSGRTNDGSATNYGFGWYVGVNHLGRFAEHEGSWSGFYSYICRYLDQPLSIFVLSNHPDLDLFEIASETTAAFD; encoded by the coding sequence ATGGCGTGGATTTGGAACCGTATCCTGCCCAAGGCGAGGCATGCCGGAACAGCGCCGTCGGCGCAGATCGATGGCTACATCGCAGGCCTGATCCGGCCCGATCGTCCGGGGCTCGCGCTCACCGTCCTCAAGGGCGGCGTTGTCGTTCACGCGGCCGGCTATGGGCTCGCCAACATGGACGGACGGGCGATTACACCGGACACGATATTCCACCTGGCCAGTTGCGGGAAACAGTTTACTGGGCTGGGGATTTCGATGCTCGCCGACGAAGGAAAGCTCGATGTCGACGATTCCCTCGGCAAGTATCTTCCGACGCTCAGCGGCTTTGGCCCAGAGATGACGATCCGCCGGTTACTGCATCACACGTCCGGGATTCGCGATCTCTATGACGAAGAAGGTTTTGAAAAAGTGCTGGCTCGCTTCGAACGGGCGACCAATGCCGACATGATCCGCACCTATGCCGATCTCGGTTGTCCGATGGCAACAGACGGTTGCCGCCCAGGCGACGAGTTCTTTTACAGCAATTCCGGCTACGAGTTGCTTGGCGCAGTGATCGAGACCGTGTCGGGCCAGTCGTACCATGACTTCTTCCAGCAACGCGTATTCGACGTGGTCGGCATGAAGGATACGTTTTCGATTCCAGACCAGCGGACAGGCGATCCCCGTTGCGCCACCGGATATTTCCGCGACGATCGTGGCGGTTACGTCGTGCACGGCGGTTTTGGACACGACGAGATCGTGGGATCGGGATCGTTTTACACGACCGTGTCCGATCTCGGTCTTTACGATCGCGCGCTCGCGACGAACAGCCTGCTCAGTGAGGCCGGCATGCGCGAGATCTTCACCAGCGGCCGCACCAACGATGGCTCTGCAACGAACTACGGATTTGGCTGGTACGTCGGCGTCAATCACCTCGGGCGCTTTGCCGAGCACGAAGGTTCATGGAGCGGCTTCTATTCGTATATCTGCCGTTATCTCGACCAGCCGCTCAGCATCTTCGTGCTGTCGAACCATCCCGATCTTGATCTGTTCGAGATCGCGAGTGAGACGACGGCAGCCTTTGATTAA
- a CDS encoding L,D-transpeptidase: MTRIFATLAAALMVLAAASPARATMDDDFFGFRRQQQPMMQPGMQQRGAPYYGPGSDYFGESGGSGPIQRERVAAPVAQPPGTIFISTSERRLYLILGNGEALRYGIGVGRDGFRWTGVHHVSAKKEWPGWTPPAEMRRRRPDLPRYMAGGIENPLGARAMYLGSTLYRIHGSNEPETIGHAVSSGCFRMTNEDVTDLYNRVSVGALVVVR; this comes from the coding sequence ATGACCCGGATTTTCGCCACCCTGGCTGCGGCCCTGATGGTGCTGGCCGCCGCCTCCCCCGCCCGCGCCACCATGGACGATGACTTCTTCGGCTTCCGCCGCCAGCAGCAGCCGATGATGCAGCCGGGCATGCAGCAGCGCGGCGCGCCCTATTATGGTCCGGGCTCCGACTATTTCGGCGAAAGCGGCGGCTCCGGTCCGATCCAGCGTGAACGGGTTGCCGCGCCAGTTGCACAGCCGCCCGGCACCATCTTCATCTCGACTTCGGAGCGCCGGCTTTACCTGATCCTGGGCAATGGCGAGGCGCTGCGCTACGGTATCGGCGTCGGCCGCGACGGCTTCCGCTGGACCGGCGTCCACCACGTCAGCGCGAAAAAGGAATGGCCGGGCTGGACCCCGCCGGCCGAGATGCGCAGGCGGCGACCCGATCTGCCGCGCTACATGGCCGGCGGCATCGAAAATCCGCTTGGCGCCCGCGCGATGTATTTGGGCTCGACGCTTTATCGCATCCACGGCTCCAACGAGCCGGAGACGATCGGCCACGCCGTCTCCTCCGGCTGCTTCCGCATGACCAACGAAGATGTCACCGACCTCTACAACCGCGTTTCGGTCGGCGCGCTGGTGGTGGTGAGGTAG
- a CDS encoding acetolactate synthase large subunit has translation MNGAESLVRTLVAGGVDVCFTNPGTSEMHFVAALDRVEGMRCVLGLFEGVVTGAADGYFRMKGTPASTLLHLGPGLANGLANLHNAKKAHSGIVNIVGQHATYHIGYNAPLTSDIEGLARPMSEWVRTSPDAKSVAADGAAAIAAAKSAPPQIATLILPADTAWNEADGIATVAAPKQQPGFSTEAVEKAAKILHSGGTQNLLLVTGNALTERGLALAQQIAGKTGCKVMGQTYHPRMARGRGRFSIDRIPYVIELALPILKDFKNIVLVEANEPIAFFAYPNKPSELKPAGCEIHRMTAWGGNSIAALEALSDALGAKPSDVKPQALAELTKPTGGLTFATIAQAIACAIPENAIIVDESLTTGRGFFPPTAAAAPHDWLQNMGGSIGFSTPVATGAAVACPDRKVICMVGDGSSMYTIQSLWTQAREGLNILTVVFANRIYQILRGEFDGVGAGAPGKRAMDMLTIDRPTIDFVALAKGMGVEARAVKSAEEFNKALADFVPVKGPHLIEVQM, from the coding sequence ATGAACGGTGCTGAAAGTCTGGTGCGGACCCTGGTCGCGGGCGGCGTCGACGTCTGTTTCACCAACCCCGGCACTTCCGAGATGCATTTCGTCGCGGCGCTGGATCGCGTGGAGGGCATGCGCTGCGTGCTCGGCCTGTTTGAAGGCGTGGTAACGGGCGCGGCCGACGGCTACTTCCGCATGAAGGGGACGCCAGCCTCGACGCTCCTGCATCTCGGGCCCGGCCTCGCCAATGGCCTTGCCAATCTGCATAACGCCAAGAAGGCGCATTCAGGCATCGTCAACATCGTCGGCCAGCATGCGACCTACCACATCGGCTACAACGCGCCGCTGACCTCCGATATCGAAGGCCTGGCGCGGCCGATGTCGGAATGGGTGCGGACCTCGCCGGATGCGAAGTCCGTCGCCGCCGACGGCGCAGCCGCGATCGCTGCCGCCAAGAGCGCGCCGCCCCAGATCGCGACGCTGATCCTGCCGGCCGACACCGCCTGGAACGAGGCCGACGGCATCGCAACGGTCGCCGCGCCGAAGCAGCAGCCGGGTTTTTCGACTGAGGCGGTCGAGAAGGCCGCGAAGATCCTGCATTCCGGCGGTACGCAGAATCTCCTGCTCGTCACCGGCAACGCGCTGACCGAGCGTGGGCTCGCGCTGGCGCAGCAGATCGCCGGCAAGACCGGCTGCAAGGTGATGGGCCAGACCTATCACCCGCGCATGGCGCGCGGCCGTGGCCGGTTCTCGATCGACCGCATCCCTTACGTGATCGAGCTGGCGCTGCCGATCCTGAAGGACTTCAAGAACATCGTCCTGGTCGAGGCCAACGAGCCCATCGCCTTCTTCGCCTATCCGAACAAGCCGAGCGAACTCAAGCCCGCTGGCTGCGAGATCCATCGCATGACCGCCTGGGGCGGCAACTCGATTGCGGCGCTGGAGGCGCTTTCGGATGCGCTTGGCGCCAAGCCGTCCGACGTCAAGCCGCAAGCCCTCGCCGAACTCACCAAGCCGACGGGCGGGCTGACGTTTGCCACGATCGCGCAGGCGATCGCGTGCGCGATCCCCGAGAATGCGATCATCGTCGACGAATCGCTCACCACCGGCCGCGGCTTCTTTCCGCCGACGGCGGCGGCCGCGCCGCATGACTGGCTTCAGAACATGGGCGGCTCGATCGGCTTTTCGACGCCGGTCGCAACCGGCGCCGCGGTCGCATGTCCCGACCGCAAGGTGATCTGCATGGTCGGCGACGGCAGCTCGATGTACACCATCCAGTCCCTGTGGACGCAGGCGCGCGAGGGGCTCAATATCCTCACCGTTGTGTTCGCCAACCGTATCTATCAAATCCTGCGCGGCGAGTTCGATGGCGTCGGCGCCGGGGCGCCGGGCAAGCGCGCGATGGACATGTTGACGATCGACAGGCCGACCATCGACTTTGTCGCGCTCGCCAAGGGCATGGGCGTCGAGGCGCGCGCGGTCAAATCCGCCGAAGAGTTCAACAAGGCGCTGGCGGATTTCGTCCCGGTCAAGGGGCCGCATTTGATCGAAGTGCAGATGTGA
- a CDS encoding DUF2336 domain-containing protein, which translates to MNAQMDPHGGLIDQLEDALGSKDLARRAEVLRRVTDLFALRSGAFSEDQVALFDVVMSKLLENIESAARAQFGGRLAKLPDAPRGVIRLLAQDDAIQVAGPVLTHSERLDVETLVDTALTKSQDHLLAISGRKMLVEEVTDVLVDRGNRAVVSATAHNTGAKFSDFGVSTLVRKARDDGDLALCVWSRPDIPRQNLVKLFVDASEVVKNQLVEADPRRAELIKSMVAQATDDIQAKARAGSNEFARAADEVRDLNAAGKLNEDRLIAFADEGSFDKIVAALALMCDIPTGSVERAFVQKQTEQIVVIARALDFSWATTLKFLLLHAGVNGTSRQQLDVTFANFFRLQPETARMALKFYRMREKAGRGR; encoded by the coding sequence ATGAACGCGCAAATGGACCCGCACGGCGGTTTGATCGACCAGCTCGAGGACGCGCTCGGCAGCAAGGACCTGGCGCGGCGCGCCGAGGTGCTGCGCCGGGTGACCGACCTGTTTGCGCTCCGCTCCGGGGCGTTTTCCGAAGATCAGGTCGCGCTGTTCGACGTCGTGATGAGCAAGCTGCTCGAAAACATCGAGAGCGCGGCCCGCGCGCAGTTCGGTGGCCGTTTGGCAAAACTCCCCGACGCGCCACGCGGGGTCATCCGCCTGCTGGCGCAGGACGACGCGATCCAGGTCGCCGGCCCCGTTCTTACCCATAGCGAACGGCTGGACGTCGAGACGCTGGTCGATACCGCACTGACCAAGAGCCAGGACCATTTGCTGGCGATCTCCGGCCGCAAGATGCTGGTCGAAGAAGTGACCGACGTGCTGGTCGACCGCGGCAACCGTGCCGTGGTCTCGGCGACCGCGCATAATACCGGGGCAAAATTCTCCGATTTCGGCGTTTCCACCCTGGTGCGGAAGGCGCGCGACGACGGCGACCTCGCGCTGTGCGTCTGGTCGCGCCCGGATATCCCGCGGCAAAACCTGGTCAAGCTGTTCGTCGATGCCTCCGAGGTGGTCAAGAACCAGCTTGTCGAGGCCGACCCGCGGCGCGCCGAACTGATCAAGTCGATGGTCGCGCAGGCGACCGACGACATTCAGGCCAAGGCGCGCGCCGGCTCCAACGAGTTTGCGCGGGCCGCCGACGAAGTCCGCGATCTGAACGCCGCGGGCAAGCTGAACGAAGACCGGCTGATCGCGTTTGCCGACGAAGGCTCGTTCGACAAGATCGTCGCCGCATTGGCGCTGATGTGCGACATCCCGACCGGCTCGGTGGAACGGGCTTTCGTCCAGAAGCAGACCGAACAGATCGTGGTGATCGCCCGCGCGCTCGATTTCTCATGGGCAACGACGCTGAAGTTTCTGCTGCTGCATGCCGGCGTCAACGGCACGTCCCGCCAGCAGCTCGACGTGACCTTCGCCAACTTCTTCCGCCTTCAGCCGGAAACCGCGCGAATGGCGCTCAAGTTCTATCGCATGCGGGAAAAGGCCGGCCGGGGCAGATAA